One Clostridium estertheticum DNA segment encodes these proteins:
- a CDS encoding RNA ligase family protein, whose product MDLFDSKNIKPMLIGEMQEAFDSNDYIYELKLDGERCIAYLDKNSTELRNKRNIKMLVKVPELSNIHKQVKHRCILDGELIVTKDGKPDFFEIQRRSLMSNTFKIQLAAAKLPASFTAFDILYYDDHAVKDLPLMQRRKLLEKNIKENNRISISRYIEDRGIEFYELAKQNELEGIVAKRKDSKYYLDKRTKDWIKIKNLKDDDFVVCGYILKGGGIVSVILGQYSSKELVYKGHVTLGISTGDFQLIKSTPEINTHPFNDFPSGNDNAVWIEPSLVCVVKYMMKTANGSLRQPVFKGLRDDKTPKDCIVK is encoded by the coding sequence ATGGATTTATTTGATAGTAAAAATATTAAACCTATGTTGATAGGGGAAATGCAAGAAGCATTTGATAGTAATGATTATATCTATGAGTTAAAGCTTGATGGCGAGCGCTGCATCGCTTATTTAGATAAAAATTCCACAGAACTTCGCAATAAGCGAAATATTAAAATGCTTGTAAAAGTACCAGAACTGTCAAACATACACAAACAGGTTAAACACCGTTGCATTTTAGATGGTGAATTGATAGTTACTAAGGATGGCAAGCCAGACTTTTTTGAAATTCAGCGGAGATCTCTGATGTCAAACACCTTTAAAATCCAACTTGCAGCAGCTAAATTACCAGCTAGTTTTACCGCATTTGATATTTTATACTATGATGATCATGCTGTTAAAGATTTACCCTTGATGCAGCGGCGAAAGTTGCTTGAAAAAAACATTAAGGAAAACAATCGCATTTCTATTTCACGTTATATTGAAGATCGAGGGATTGAATTTTATGAGCTGGCAAAGCAAAACGAATTAGAAGGCATCGTGGCAAAGAGAAAAGATAGTAAATATTATTTAGACAAACGCACCAAAGACTGGATTAAAATTAAAAACCTTAAGGATGATGACTTTGTAGTATGTGGATATATTCTAAAGGGTGGAGGCATCGTAAGCGTTATCCTTGGTCAATATTCAAGTAAAGAATTGGTATATAAAGGGCATGTTACGCTGGGAATATCCACCGGAGACTTTCAATTAATAAAATCCACACCTGAAATAAATACACACCCTTTTAATGATTTCCCCTCTGGAAACGATAATGCAGTATGGATAGAACCTAGCCTTGTATGCGTTGTAAAATATATGATGAAAACAGCAAATGGTTCCTTGCGACAACCTGTATTTAAAGGTCTGAGGGATGATAAAACACCTAAAGATTGCATTGTAAAATAA
- a CDS encoding Ku protein, protein MAIAHKTVISFGLVAIPISMYTATQDNDIHFNQLHKEDNARIKYKKTCGHCGKEIITKDLIKGYEYDKDHYVVVTDDELEKIKTEKEKSIQILHFAQLNQISPIFYDKTYQAIPEAGGDKAFELLRAALMSEQKIAIGKTVMGTRETLLAIIPRADGILISKMFYEDEIKDLPKSYNKPELSEAELTMANALINSMVTPFNPSEYKDEYQMKLRELLETKIAGKEIVASKTEAPSNIINLMDALKASIDQNKVKDTSNPKRKRTSKGA, encoded by the coding sequence ATGGCTATAGCCCATAAAACAGTTATTTCCTTTGGCCTTGTTGCTATTCCAATATCTATGTATACTGCTACTCAAGATAATGACATACATTTTAATCAACTCCATAAAGAGGATAATGCGAGAATAAAATACAAGAAAACTTGCGGTCATTGCGGCAAGGAAATTATAACAAAAGATCTTATTAAAGGATATGAATACGACAAAGATCATTACGTTGTTGTAACCGATGATGAGTTGGAAAAAATCAAGACTGAAAAAGAAAAATCCATACAGATACTACACTTTGCGCAGTTGAATCAAATATCACCTATTTTTTATGATAAAACATATCAAGCAATCCCCGAGGCTGGTGGTGATAAAGCTTTTGAACTTCTGCGCGCAGCACTTATGTCTGAGCAAAAGATTGCAATTGGCAAAACTGTCATGGGTACAAGAGAGACTTTACTTGCTATAATACCACGCGCAGATGGAATATTAATTTCAAAGATGTTTTATGAAGATGAAATTAAAGATCTTCCCAAATCATACAATAAGCCAGAATTGTCCGAAGCTGAACTTACCATGGCAAATGCACTGATTAACTCAATGGTTACTCCATTTAACCCCTCCGAATATAAGGATGAGTATCAAATGAAGCTACGTGAGTTACTGGAAACTAAAATAGCTGGCAAGGAAATTGTTGCTTCAAAGACTGAAGCTCCAAGCAATATAATTAATCTTATGGATGCATTAAAGGCTAGTATAGATCAAAATAAAGTCAAGGATACTTCAAACCCTAAACGCAAAAGAACATCAAAAGGTGCATAA
- a CDS encoding CPC_1213 family protein, with protein MDNKMKTTKNNKKEDNNFKKKNIKHGHEESAKIVFEHMEKKGLE; from the coding sequence ATGGATAATAAAATGAAGACAACTAAAAATAATAAAAAGGAAGATAACAACTTCAAGAAAAAAAATATTAAGCATGGGCATGAAGAAAGTGCAAAAATAGTTTTTGAACATATGGAGAAAAAAGGACTAGAATAA
- a CDS encoding MDR family MFS transporter: MKRISNCFKPYKGLPMSIYVIFIASIVNNMGNFVGPFLTMFLTYRIGISVSLVGVIVAVNAGLGMIGTMIGGKLIDSIGRKKVLVVFGIAAGIGYGICAFINNPIIITSILMVSSFVGGFSHPVYSTITTDLTEGDQRNAAFSLNYMAMNIGFSIGPLLAGFLYENYLMWFFLGDAITTFMSIALVWIFVPESKPTKEEIEKSKVKTNESAENGSLVRALLKRPTLLMFSFIIVIYFIVFSQFTFGLSIQIGDIFKKNGPTIFGSLMTVNAVMCSILTIFITSATKNIKASLCIAIGGLLYAVGFGMMFFIDAYYLFIISAATWTVGEILVATNTSVYIASQTPITHRGRFNSVFPIIRKLGFMIGPMMAGFYVKHTNIRNLWILVAILALIASLMMYRLYTVDKIEIEVVQNKTS, from the coding sequence ATGAAAAGAATAAGTAATTGTTTTAAGCCATACAAAGGGTTACCGATGAGCATATATGTAATATTTATCGCTTCTATAGTTAACAATATGGGGAATTTCGTAGGACCATTTTTAACAATGTTTTTGACCTATAGAATTGGAATTAGTGTTAGCCTCGTTGGAGTTATAGTTGCAGTAAATGCTGGACTCGGCATGATAGGTACCATGATAGGTGGCAAGCTTATAGATAGCATAGGAAGAAAAAAGGTACTTGTAGTGTTTGGAATTGCAGCAGGAATAGGCTATGGGATTTGTGCATTTATAAATAATCCCATTATTATTACCAGCATCTTAATGGTGTCAAGTTTTGTTGGAGGATTTTCACATCCAGTATACAGTACAATAACTACGGATCTAACTGAGGGAGATCAGAGAAATGCAGCATTTTCTCTGAATTACATGGCAATGAATATTGGATTTTCAATAGGCCCCCTTTTAGCTGGGTTTCTATATGAAAATTATTTAATGTGGTTCTTTTTAGGCGATGCTATTACAACTTTCATGTCTATAGCACTGGTATGGATATTTGTACCTGAGAGTAAACCAACTAAAGAAGAAATTGAAAAGTCAAAAGTTAAGACCAATGAAAGTGCTGAAAATGGTAGCTTAGTAAGAGCTCTTTTAAAAAGACCTACCTTGTTAATGTTTTCCTTTATCATAGTTATATATTTTATAGTATTTTCACAGTTCACCTTTGGACTGTCAATACAAATTGGTGATATTTTCAAAAAAAACGGACCCACAATATTTGGAAGTCTTATGACAGTAAATGCAGTAATGTGCAGCATACTAACAATATTTATTACATCTGCAACTAAAAATATTAAAGCATCATTATGCATAGCTATCGGAGGGTTATTGTATGCGGTTGGATTTGGAATGATGTTTTTTATAGATGCATATTATTTGTTTATTATATCAGCGGCTACATGGACTGTAGGAGAAATACTTGTAGCAACTAATACAAGCGTATATATTGCTAGTCAGACCCCTATTACCCATAGAGGACGATTTAATTCCGTATTCCCTATAATAAGAAAGCTAGGATTTATGATTGGACCTATGATGGCAGGTTTTTACGTAAAGCACACTAATATCAGAAATTTATGGATTCTAGTGGCTATTTTGGCTTTAATTGCTTCTTTAATGATGTATAGATTATATACTGTAGATAAGATAGAAATTGAAGTAGTCCAAAATAAAACATCATAA
- a CDS encoding PHP domain-containing protein has protein sequence MEGINIYSDLHIHSCFSDGTNTVEEILKLSKLNKVQCISLVDHDTIEGVAALQEASKGYEIEVINGIEISTSINRTRIHILGYGIDINNSKLTNYSNKISLARTENTKSILENNIVRGSIDYNWNEVLKYFGEYAWINCNHVYEAMMLDGIYNDWSKYRDFYLANFGINSGVYEDIEGFTPESAIDIILESKGIPVLAHPKLINDDSHILKLVEVGLKGIELYHPTQDVNDIMKYKEMANYFNLVVTGGTDWHGQLGIYGASIGDCGINQNDYCKFMYMLNK, from the coding sequence TTGGAGGGGATTAATATTTATTCTGATTTACATATTCATTCGTGTTTTTCGGATGGTACGAATACAGTAGAAGAAATTTTGAAATTATCGAAATTAAATAAGGTACAATGTATATCTCTTGTAGACCATGATACTATTGAAGGCGTTGCTGCACTTCAAGAAGCTTCAAAAGGATATGAAATAGAGGTTATAAATGGCATAGAGATTTCAACATCAATAAATAGAACCAGAATTCATATTTTAGGTTATGGTATAGATATTAATAATAGTAAGTTGACTAATTACTCAAATAAGATATCACTGGCTAGAACTGAGAATACAAAATCTATTTTAGAAAACAATATTGTTAGAGGAAGTATTGATTACAATTGGAATGAAGTACTAAAGTATTTTGGTGAGTATGCGTGGATTAATTGTAATCACGTCTATGAAGCAATGATGCTTGATGGTATTTATAATGACTGGAGCAAGTATAGAGATTTTTATTTAGCTAATTTTGGAATTAATAGTGGTGTATACGAAGATATAGAAGGATTTACTCCTGAATCAGCTATAGATATTATTCTAGAATCAAAAGGAATACCAGTTCTAGCACATCCAAAGTTAATTAATGATGATTCTCATATCTTAAAGTTAGTTGAAGTAGGTTTGAAGGGTATTGAATTATATCATCCTACTCAAGATGTTAACGATATCATGAAGTATAAAGAAATGGCAAATTACTTTAACCTTGTTGTTACTGGTGGAACAGATTGGCATGGACAATTAGGTATATATGGTGCTAGTATTGGTGACTGTGGTATAAACCAAAATGATTATTGTAAGTTTATGTACATGCTTAATAAGTAA